One genomic segment of Rivularia sp. PCC 7116 includes these proteins:
- the sodN gene encoding superoxide dismutase, Ni — translation MFKKIAAKLKTNYPAPKVHAHCDGPCGVYDPSSARITAEAVVSMTKKLMDLEHPPAGDKAATIAYNNTFSRYVAIKEEQAQKTKEDLLILWTDYFKPVHLEKYPDLHDTFWKAAKLCSACKVEVNLDHANELMAAVEKIHNMFWATKDRNVAWYKAS, via the coding sequence ATGTTCAAAAAAATTGCTGCGAAGCTAAAAACTAATTACCCCGCACCCAAGGTACACGCTCATTGTGACGGTCCTTGCGGAGTCTACGACCCTTCTTCCGCTCGCATTACAGCAGAAGCAGTAGTATCCATGACCAAGAAACTCATGGATTTAGAGCATCCCCCAGCTGGTGATAAAGCAGCGACGATTGCTTACAACAATACCTTTTCTCGTTACGTTGCGATCAAAGAAGAACAAGCTCAAAAAACCAAAGAAGATTTATTAATCCTTTGGACAGATTATTTCAAGCCAGTACACCTCGAAAAGTATCCTGACTTGCACGACACCTTCTGGAAAGCAGCAAAACTTTGCTCTGCTTGTAAAGTAGAAGTTAACCTCGACCATGCGAACGAATTAATGGCAGCGGTTGAAAAAATTCATAATATGTTCTGGGCAACCAAAGACCGCAATGTTGCTTGGTACAAGGCTAGCTAA
- a CDS encoding septal ring lytic transglycosylase RlpA family protein → MNQRLLWTVVAVISTVAGTPSISRAQAINEASITSQKTSEKNIVDAAVNESNYVITKIHAHKLGDREAATLYIRNIPAFTFLNSVSENSQNKANLAVESDYSNPVEKANAVAAKINDLVNNKVDANKITVSWNGTTGSKSESKTLIERYIIKVDDSELVEINSDTILPDATKNLRQDALQATNRLRRLVGKASPLKTIAGLPPELTKPEKQAVKIKKTSSNKHHTKKWRKAARGGRRFRGIASFYGAYFAGRKTASGERFNPSRMTAAHKTLPFGTRVRVTNMRNGRSVVVRINDRGPFIRGRVIDLSRGAAGVIGMIGRGIAPVRVEVLGR, encoded by the coding sequence ATGAATCAAAGACTTTTGTGGACTGTTGTAGCTGTAATTTCAACTGTTGCTGGAACTCCTTCTATTAGCCGCGCTCAGGCAATTAATGAAGCATCAATAACCTCTCAAAAAACATCCGAGAAAAATATTGTAGACGCGGCTGTAAATGAATCTAATTATGTCATTACCAAGATTCACGCACACAAATTAGGAGACCGTGAGGCTGCAACTCTCTATATTCGTAACATTCCTGCTTTTACATTTTTGAATTCTGTGTCCGAGAACTCGCAGAATAAAGCAAATCTAGCAGTTGAGAGCGACTACAGCAATCCTGTAGAGAAAGCAAACGCTGTAGCCGCCAAAATCAACGATTTAGTTAACAATAAAGTTGACGCGAATAAGATTACTGTCAGTTGGAACGGAACTACTGGATCTAAATCTGAATCCAAAACTTTAATCGAACGTTACATTATCAAAGTTGATGATTCCGAACTAGTCGAAATCAACAGCGATACAATACTTCCCGACGCAACAAAAAATCTCAGACAAGATGCACTTCAAGCAACCAATCGTTTGCGGAGATTAGTCGGTAAAGCATCTCCTCTAAAAACAATCGCTGGCTTACCTCCCGAACTAACCAAGCCCGAAAAGCAAGCAGTCAAAATTAAAAAGACATCCTCCAACAAGCACCATACAAAAAAATGGAGAAAAGCTGCTAGAGGAGGAAGACGTTTTAGAGGAATTGCTTCCTTCTACGGCGCTTACTTTGCCGGTAGAAAGACCGCTTCTGGTGAAAGATTTAATCCCTCAAGAATGACAGCAGCCCATAAGACCTTACCCTTCGGAACCAGAGTTCGCGTTACCAACATGCGTAACGGGCGTTCCGTGGTAGTAAGAATCAACGATAGAGGACCCTTCATTCGCGGTCGTGTCATCGACCTTTCTAGGGGTGCAGCCGGAGTTATCGGAATGATTGGTAGAGGTATTGCACCAGTTAGAGTTGAAGTATTGGGAAGATAA
- the sodX gene encoding nickel-type superoxide dismutase maturation protease, with the protein MNEELQTALKLLQLLVGMRKRLRVSGPSMLPELQPGDEILFDPKAYRQELPQVGDIVVALHPYESKQIIKRVAVVFADGSCFLIGDNTSLSTDSRSYGLIPFNKILGKVTSKFP; encoded by the coding sequence ATGAATGAGGAATTACAAACAGCCTTGAAATTGCTACAGTTGCTCGTAGGTATGCGGAAAAGATTGCGCGTTAGCGGACCTTCAATGCTTCCAGAGCTTCAGCCAGGAGATGAAATATTATTCGATCCAAAAGCTTATCGGCAAGAATTGCCTCAAGTCGGTGATATTGTAGTTGCACTACATCCCTACGAGTCAAAACAAATAATCAAGAGAGTGGCTGTAGTATTTGCAGATGGTTCTTGTTTTCTCATAGGAGACAATACCTCTTTAAGTACTGACAGCCGCTCTTATGGTCTTATACCTTTTAATAAAATTCTTGGTAAAGTCACTTCTAAATTCCCGTAA
- a CDS encoding bifunctional pantoate--beta-alanine ligase/(d)CMP kinase translates to MRLLTTVVALRCYLDRRPWQSEPLHSEEPLPLEMTTRLQTAVGLVPTMGALHQGHLSLIERARQENVIVIVSIFVNPLQFGPNEDYEDYPRTLQEDIKFCKEAGVNAIFIPNPEEIGVARKNIQDSIVTQVTPPSDMISGLCGRTRLGHFQGVATIVTKLFNLVQPDRAYFGQKDGQQLAIIKRLVTDLNFPIEIVACPIVREANGLALSSRNQYLTASQKQQAAALYRGLQKARAAFRSGVRKSSTLIEAVFKEIAMVSTVSVEYIELIEPTTLIPLDEIKEEGMIAIAARLGSTRLIDNTVLRDRQPIIAIDGPAGAGKSTVARQVAAKLGLVFLDTGAMYRAVTWLVLQKGIQDTDECAIAELANCCSIKLTPSEDLKSPVRVWIDGNDVTKKIRTTEVTSKVSAIAAQSSVRQALVKQQQSWGKKGGLVAEGRDIGTQVFPDAEVKIFLTATVSERARRRQQDYQKQGQPSVSIEELENSIKERDWKDSTRLVSPLMKAADAIEIVSDGLTIDEVTTRIVSLYQQCLAHL, encoded by the coding sequence GTGCGCCTGTTGACAACGGTTGTGGCTTTGCGTTGCTATTTGGATAGACGACCTTGGCAAAGCGAGCCTTTGCATTCTGAGGAGCCGCTACCCCTTGAAATGACAACTCGTCTCCAAACAGCAGTAGGCTTGGTTCCCACTATGGGAGCTTTGCATCAGGGACATTTAAGCTTGATTGAACGGGCGCGGCAGGAAAATGTCATTGTCATTGTCAGTATTTTTGTCAATCCCCTGCAATTTGGTCCGAACGAAGATTACGAAGATTATCCCCGTACTCTGCAAGAAGATATAAAATTCTGCAAAGAAGCTGGGGTAAATGCTATCTTTATACCAAATCCGGAAGAGATCGGGGTTGCCCGGAAGAATATACAAGATTCAATTGTTACACAAGTGACTCCACCATCTGATATGATATCAGGCTTGTGTGGTCGTACTCGGTTAGGACATTTTCAGGGCGTGGCTACTATCGTCACCAAGCTTTTCAACTTGGTGCAGCCAGACCGGGCTTACTTTGGTCAAAAGGATGGTCAGCAACTAGCCATCATTAAGCGGTTAGTTACAGATCTTAATTTTCCCATAGAAATTGTCGCTTGCCCAATCGTTAGGGAAGCGAATGGTCTTGCTTTAAGTTCCCGCAACCAGTATTTAACTGCAAGTCAAAAGCAGCAAGCGGCTGCTTTATATCGTGGCTTGCAAAAAGCTCGTGCTGCGTTTCGCAGTGGAGTTCGTAAAAGTAGCACCCTGATTGAAGCTGTTTTTAAAGAAATAGCAATGGTCAGCACTGTATCTGTGGAATATATTGAATTGATTGAACCAACTACGTTAATACCGCTAGATGAAATTAAGGAGGAAGGAATGATTGCGATCGCCGCTCGTCTTGGCTCTACACGATTAATTGACAATACAGTTTTGCGCGATCGCCAACCGATAATCGCCATTGATGGACCTGCTGGTGCTGGTAAATCTACCGTAGCTCGACAAGTTGCCGCTAAATTAGGACTAGTATTTTTAGATACAGGTGCTATGTACCGTGCCGTTACTTGGCTGGTATTGCAAAAGGGAATTCAAGATACGGATGAATGTGCGATCGCCGAGTTGGCTAACTGTTGCTCGATAAAATTAACTCCCAGCGAAGATTTAAAATCGCCAGTGCGAGTTTGGATTGACGGTAATGACGTTACCAAGAAAATTAGAACGACTGAGGTAACATCAAAAGTATCGGCAATCGCAGCCCAAAGCTCCGTGCGTCAAGCTTTAGTTAAACAACAACAAAGCTGGGGTAAAAAAGGAGGTTTAGTGGCTGAGGGAAGAGATATCGGTACTCAAGTTTTCCCCGATGCTGAAGTCAAAATCTTCTTAACTGCCACTGTTTCCGAACGCGCGCGTCGTCGTCAGCAGGACTATCAAAAACAAGGACAACCATCTGTAAGTATTGAGGAACTAGAAAATAGCATCAAGGAACGTGACTGGAAAGACAGCACTCGACTGGTTTCACCCCTAATGAAAGCAGCAGATGCTATAGAGATAGTTAGCGATGGCTTAACAATTGATGAAGTCACAACTCGGATTGTCAGCCTTTACCAGCAATGCTTAGCTCATCTGTAA